One window of Solwaraspora sp. WMMA2056 genomic DNA carries:
- a CDS encoding helix-turn-helix domain-containing protein gives MRDPLAEPSDLIRSVSRALRVLEAVGRAPRGLTVKQIARRCELTVATTYHLVRTLAYEGYVIRREDGTYIVGLEVADRYRELVAAFRGPPAVGEALRRAAVETGYSHYLGRFVGTQVAVTASADGLRSPYLEDMVPGFDEGAHATALGKALLATLTPDQRFRYLKEFGMRPFTSATITTIEGFEADIAVGDRRGMHLEIGQYRQGVACAAVMVNVDKDVERRVAIACALPAAEMMTSARVVRAKLLTAARAVADAMTAPEQPMN, from the coding sequence GTGCGCGACCCCTTGGCGGAACCTTCGGACCTCATCCGGAGCGTTTCACGGGCACTTCGGGTGCTCGAAGCGGTCGGTCGTGCCCCGCGCGGACTGACCGTCAAACAGATTGCCCGGCGCTGCGAGCTGACCGTGGCCACCACGTACCACCTGGTGCGCACCCTGGCGTACGAGGGTTATGTGATCCGTCGTGAGGACGGCACCTACATCGTGGGGCTCGAGGTCGCCGACCGGTACCGGGAACTGGTGGCCGCGTTCCGTGGACCGCCGGCGGTGGGCGAGGCCCTGCGCCGGGCGGCCGTCGAGACCGGCTACAGCCACTATCTCGGCCGGTTCGTCGGCACCCAGGTGGCCGTGACGGCCTCAGCGGACGGACTGCGGTCGCCGTACCTGGAGGACATGGTCCCCGGCTTCGACGAAGGCGCCCACGCGACCGCGCTCGGCAAGGCGCTGCTCGCCACCCTCACCCCCGATCAGCGGTTCCGCTACCTCAAGGAATTCGGCATGCGGCCGTTCACCTCGGCGACGATCACGACGATCGAGGGTTTCGAGGCCGACATCGCGGTCGGCGACCGGCGCGGTATGCATCTGGAGATCGGCCAGTACCGGCAGGGGGTGGCCTGCGCGGCGGTGATGGTCAACGTCGACAAGGACGTCGAACGACGGGTCGCGATCGCGTGTGCGCTGCCGGCCGCCGAGATGATGACCTCGGCCCGGGTGGTCCGCGCGAAGCTGCTGACCGCCGCCCGGGCGGTCGCCGACGCGATGACCGCGCCGGAACAGCCGATGAACTGA
- a CDS encoding sigma-70 family RNA polymerase sigma factor, with amino-acid sequence MMRALHEEHGDALFAHALRLAGGDRQRAEDLVQETLLRAWRHPESLDPERGSVRAWLFTTARNLAIDAWRRRSVRVGEVVTDELPEPPPAVDEADRAVEAWTVAEALGRLSPPHREVLIECFYRGRSVSEAAARLGVPPGTVKSRTHYALRSLRLVLEEMGVTQ; translated from the coding sequence CTGATGCGCGCGTTGCACGAAGAGCACGGCGACGCGCTCTTCGCCCATGCCCTGCGGCTGGCCGGCGGTGACCGCCAACGAGCCGAGGACCTGGTGCAGGAGACGCTGCTGCGGGCCTGGCGACACCCCGAGTCGCTGGACCCGGAGCGAGGCTCCGTACGGGCCTGGCTGTTCACCACGGCCCGCAACCTCGCCATCGACGCCTGGCGTCGACGCAGCGTACGGGTCGGGGAGGTCGTCACCGACGAGCTGCCGGAGCCACCGCCCGCGGTGGACGAGGCGGACCGCGCGGTGGAGGCGTGGACGGTGGCCGAGGCTCTCGGCCGGTTGTCCCCACCGCACCGCGAGGTGCTGATCGAATGTTTCTACCGGGGTCGCTCGGTCTCCGAGGCGGCCGCCCGGCTCGGGGTGCCACCCGGGACCGTGAAGTCACGTACACATTACGCACTGCGCTCGCTACGGTTGGTGCTGGAGGAGATGGGGGTGACCCAGTGA